From Astyanax mexicanus isolate ESR-SI-001 chromosome 16, AstMex3_surface, whole genome shotgun sequence, one genomic window encodes:
- the zrsr2 gene encoding U2 small nuclear ribonucleoprotein auxiliary factor 35 kDa subunit-related protein 1 has translation MLSAESCQGLAETLTETKSLSAETRLVQPEPETPGQPPGAAALSGKQRRALLKRDRRKRKRQALAKLKSSVDQSEIGPNVQDDDNGDGDRDDKETEEEKERLHKEWMERERIAQEEFRLKKEKEDGAQRRKMEEEKRIREEWEEQQKKEREEQEQKQQEKRDREEAVQKMLDQAESQLENGGSWKNPDAPVDYGTEKDRANCPFFLKTGSCRFGDRCSRKHDHPLTSSTLMVRNMFVTFGMEQLKRDDYDTDASLEYSEDEIFQQFLDFYEDVLLEFRNAGKVVQFKVSCNFEPHLRGNVYVQYETEDQCKEAFMMFNGRWYAGRQLQCEFSPVTRWKTAICGLFDRQKCPKGKHCNFLHVFRNPTNEFWEADRDLHLSPDRGGGFTSRRSDRRDWTFSQRSYIPGRSHRRWTDRRSRSRERSDQRRRRNSRERRSRSRSRESQRSSSRRGHGSISERYRKSRSRERRRSHSRERDGIKDSKKRSSRRSESDSPEEEYGNGSEKKRSKSSSGCNASPDAVTSSRHHKSSKKSKKKKSKKKQKQKKSKSPSGSSSAGSGKESEDENERTLTDADKQKAEVSGNYTEITELHVSQHDNTENLSGTICPVEDESLPITDVSNSSTATETNTSLNM, from the exons ATGTTATCAGCAGAGTCCTGCCAGGGCCTCGCTGAGACTCTGACCGAGACTAAGAGTCTGAGCGCTGAAACCCGGTTAGTACAGCCTGAACCAGAGACACCGGGGCAGCCGCCTGGAGCTGCAGCTCTCAG TGGGAAACAGAGACGAGCCTTGCTGAAGAGAGACCGAAGGAAACGAAAACGCCAGGCTCTTGCTAAACTCAAATCAT CTGTTGATCAGTCTGAAATTGGCCCAAATGTCCAAGATGATGATAATGGCGATGGTGACAGAGATGACAAGGAAACTGAAGAGGAAAA AGAACGTTTACACAAGGAATGGATGGAGAGAGAGCGAATTGCACAGGAGGAATTTAGgctgaagaaagagaaagaggatggTGCTCAAAGGAGGAAGATGGAAGAGGAG AAGAGAATCAGAGAGGAATGGGAAGAAcagcagaagaaagaaagagaagagcaggagcagaagcagcaggagaagagagacagagag GAAGCTGTACAGAAAATGTTGGACCAAGCAGAGAGTCAG CTGGAAAATGGAGGTTCTTGGAAAAATCCTGATGCCCCAGTGGATTACGGGACAGAAAAAGACAGGGCAAATTGTCCCTTCTTCCTGAAAACAGGATCTTGTAGATTTGGAGACAG GTGCTCCCGAAAGCATGATCACCCGTTAACAAGCAGCACTTTGATGGTTCGGAATATGTTTGTTACATTTGGGATGGAGCAGCTGAAGCGTGATGACTACGACACAGATGCTAGTCTAGAGTACAGTGAGGATGAAATATTCCAACAATTTCTGGACTTCTATGAAGATGTGCTACTAGAGTTCAGGAATGCAGGGAAAGTGGTGCAGTTCAAG GTGAGCTGCAACTTTGAGCCTCACTTGAGAGGCAATGTTTATGTGCAGTATGAAAC GGAGGATCAGTGCAAAGAGGCCTTCATGATGTTTAATGGACGTTGGTATGCTGGAAGGCAATTGCAGTGTGAATTCTCTCCTGTAACCAGATGGAAAACTGCAATATGtg GGCTTTTTGACAGACAGAAGTGTCCAAAGGGTAAACACTGCAACTTTCTCCATGTGTTTCGAAACCCGACTAATGAATTTTGGGAGGCAGACCGTGACCTTCATTTGTCCCCGGACCGCGGAGGTGGTTTCACTAGTCGGAGATCAGATCGTAGAGACTGGACTTTCTCACAGCGCAGCTACATCCCTGGGCGATCTCACCGTAGATGGACTGACCGAAGGAGTCGGAGTCGTGAGAGGTCCGATCAAAGGCGAAGAAGAAACAGTAGAGAGAGGCGGAGTCGTAGCAGAAGCAGAGAAAGTCAGAGGTCTTCATCAAGAAGAGGACATGGTTCTATCAGCGAGCGATACAGAAAAAGCCGAAGCCGTGAGAGACGGCGGTCACACAGCAGAGAACGAGATGGCATAAAAGACTCAAAAAAGAGATCCTCTAGAAGGTCAGAATCAGACAGCCCTGAAGAGGAATATGGGAATGGATCAGAAAAGAAGAGGAGCAAAAGCTCCAGTGGTTGCAATGCCTCTCCAGATGCAGTTACCTCCTCACGTCACCACAAAAGCTCTAAGAAGAGCAAGAAAAAGAAgagcaaaaagaaacaaaagcaaaagaaaagcaAATCCCCCAGCGGGAGCTCTTCTGCAGGATCTGGTAAAGAGTCAGAGGATGAGAATGAAAGAACCCTAACAGATGCGGACAAACAGAAAGCAGAAGTGTCTGGAAATTATACAGAGATCACGGAGCTACACGTATCACAACATGATAATACAGAAAATCTTTCAGGTACAATATGCCCAGTAGAGGATGAAAGCCTGCCAATAACAGATGTCTCAAATTCCAGCACTGCTACTGAAACTAACACTTCACTTAATATGTGA